The Kineothrix sp. MB12-C1 genome includes a window with the following:
- a CDS encoding glycogen/starch/alpha-glucan phosphorylase, giving the protein MAKKPALSFDKDLFKRSVVYNVKTLYRKNMKEATPQQVFQAVSYAIKDAIVDHWMATQEAYEKQDSKMVYYLSMEFLMGRALGNNILNLQGFKAVKEALDELGMDLNAIEDQEPDAALGNGGLGRLAACFLDSLATLGYPAYGCGIRYRYGMFKQQIRDGYQIEIPDNWLENGNPFELRRPEYAKEVKFGGYVNVYVDENGRNNFRQEGYQSVHAIPYDLPIVGYGNGIVNTLRIWDAQPVECFKLDSFDKGDYQKAVEQENLARNIVEVLYPNDNHYAGKELRLKQQYFFISASVQEAVAKYMRTHDDVRKFHEKVAFQLNDTHPTVAIAELMRILMDEHYLSWEEAWEVTTKTCAYTNHTIMSEALEKWPIELFSRLLPRVYQIVEEINRRFIIQIERAYPGNQDKVRKMAIIYDGQVKMAHLAIAAGYSVNGVARLHTEILKQQELKDFYEMMPEKFNNKTNGITQRRFLLHGNPLLAEWVTSHVGADWITDLPRISKLKVYAEDEKAQQEFMNIKYKNKVRLAEYILEHNGIEVNPRSIFDVQVKRLHEYKRQLLNILHVMHLYNQLKEHPEMDFYPRTFIFGAKAAAGYVNAKLTIKLINAVGEVVNNDPAIHDKIKVVFIEDYKVSNAEMIFAAADVSEQISTASKEASGTGNMKFMLNGALTLGTMDGANVEIVEEAGSDNAFIFGLSSDEVIRYENFGGYDPMEIFNNNANVRKVLMQLINGTYSKNDPDLFRPLYNSLLNTQNTAKADTYFILKDFDSYAQAQKKVERAYRNEKGWAKSAIINVACSGKFSSDRTIEEYVKDIWHLEKVVLPPKSEIKK; this is encoded by the coding sequence ATGGCTAAGAAACCGGCCTTGTCCTTTGACAAGGATTTATTTAAAAGAAGTGTAGTTTATAATGTAAAGACGTTGTATAGAAAAAACATGAAGGAAGCAACTCCCCAGCAGGTGTTCCAGGCAGTTTCTTATGCTATTAAGGATGCTATTGTAGATCATTGGATGGCGACGCAGGAAGCCTATGAGAAACAAGATTCCAAAATGGTCTATTATTTGTCCATGGAATTCCTGATGGGGAGAGCATTGGGGAATAATATTCTTAATTTGCAGGGCTTTAAAGCGGTAAAAGAGGCGTTGGATGAATTAGGTATGGACCTAAATGCTATTGAAGACCAGGAACCGGATGCGGCTCTCGGTAACGGTGGGCTAGGAAGGTTAGCGGCTTGTTTCCTCGATTCCTTGGCAACGCTTGGATATCCGGCTTATGGCTGTGGTATCCGTTATCGCTATGGTATGTTCAAACAGCAGATCAGGGATGGTTATCAGATTGAGATCCCCGATAATTGGTTGGAGAACGGGAATCCTTTTGAATTAAGAAGGCCGGAATATGCCAAAGAAGTTAAGTTCGGCGGCTATGTTAATGTCTATGTAGATGAGAACGGCAGGAATAATTTTAGGCAGGAAGGCTATCAGTCGGTCCATGCGATTCCTTATGATCTGCCGATCGTAGGCTATGGAAATGGCATTGTGAATACGCTGCGTATATGGGATGCTCAGCCGGTAGAATGTTTTAAATTGGATTCCTTCGACAAGGGGGATTATCAAAAAGCAGTGGAGCAAGAGAACCTTGCGAGAAATATCGTCGAGGTACTTTATCCCAATGATAATCATTACGCGGGTAAGGAACTTCGTTTGAAGCAGCAATACTTCTTTATCTCGGCATCGGTACAGGAAGCAGTGGCAAAATATATGCGTACGCATGATGACGTTCGCAAATTTCATGAAAAGGTAGCTTTCCAGTTAAATGATACGCACCCGACCGTAGCGATTGCAGAACTAATGCGTATTCTGATGGATGAGCACTATCTCTCATGGGAAGAGGCATGGGAAGTTACAACAAAGACATGTGCGTATACCAATCATACCATTATGTCGGAAGCCCTTGAGAAATGGCCCATCGAGCTATTTTCCAGACTTCTCCCCAGGGTATATCAGATTGTAGAAGAAATTAACCGTCGTTTCATTATTCAGATAGAGCGGGCATATCCGGGTAACCAGGATAAGGTCCGCAAGATGGCAATTATCTATGACGGTCAGGTGAAGATGGCCCATTTGGCGATTGCGGCAGGATATTCTGTCAATGGTGTAGCAAGACTTCATACGGAAATCTTAAAGCAACAGGAGCTTAAAGACTTCTATGAAATGATGCCGGAGAAGTTCAACAACAAGACTAACGGCATTACACAGAGGCGTTTCTTGCTTCACGGCAATCCTCTCTTGGCAGAGTGGGTGACTTCCCATGTGGGCGCTGATTGGATTACTGATTTGCCTCGTATTAGCAAGCTGAAGGTCTATGCGGAGGATGAAAAGGCACAGCAGGAATTCATGAACATCAAATATAAGAATAAGGTCCGCCTGGCGGAATATATTCTGGAACACAACGGAATTGAAGTGAATCCGCGTTCTATTTTCGATGTACAGGTAAAACGCCTGCATGAATATAAGAGACAGCTTTTGAATATTCTTCATGTGATGCATCTATATAATCAGCTAAAAGAACATCCGGAGATGGATTTCTATCCGAGAACGTTTATCTTCGGGGCAAAGGCGGCAGCCGGATATGTGAATGCGAAGTTGACCATTAAATTAATCAATGCGGTAGGCGAAGTGGTGAACAACGATCCTGCAATCCATGACAAGATTAAGGTAGTTTTCATCGAAGATTATAAAGTATCCAATGCGGAGATGATTTTTGCAGCGGCAGATGTTTCGGAGCAGATATCCACAGCGAGCAAGGAAGCGTCGGGAACGGGTAACATGAAGTTCATGTTAAACGGTGCGCTGACTTTAGGTACGATGGATGGCGCAAATGTGGAAATTGTAGAAGAAGCAGGCAGCGACAATGCTTTTATCTTCGGCCTTAGCTCGGATGAGGTCATTCGTTATGAGAACTTTGGCGGCTATGATCCTATGGAGATTTTCAATAACAATGCGAATGTGAGGAAAGTGTTGATGCAGTTGATCAACGGCACTTACTCTAAAAATGATCCGGATTTATTCCGACCGCTTTATAACTCTCTTTTAAATACACAGAATACGGCAAAGGCTGATACTTACTTTATTCTGAAAGACTTCGATTCTTATGCACAGGCGCAGAAGAAGGTGGAGAGAGCTTATAGAAATGAAAAGGGCTGGGCAAAGAGCGCGATTATAAATGTGGCATGCTCCGGTAAGTTCTCTTCCGATCGTACGATTGAAGAGTATGTGAAAGATATTTGGCATTTGGAGAAGGTAGTGTTACCTCCTAAAAGTGAGATAAAGAAATAA
- a CDS encoding substrate-binding domain-containing protein, protein MKRKILSVILATTMLATMLVGCGSSTATTEEAAAPKTEEAAPAAEEAAPVEEAAEEVAEEVAEAAGCEGVDGLNIGICIYKFDDNFMTLYREELKSYLEAGGATVTVMDGKNDQAEQTNQIQNFITEGVDILIVNLVQSSAAQQITDQCAKAEIPVVFINREPADEEKDRWASEGIMATYVGADARQSGTYQGEIVNALPDKGDINGDGTVAYVMVVGDPENVDAQYRTEFSVKAVEASGMTVKKLDEQRGDWDQAKGQEIVANALTAYGDEIEVVFCNNDAMALGAKQAIEAAGRTVGTDIYLLGVDALTEALENVISGTITGTVFNDHIGQSHAAAEAAAAFAAGETLDTLIGVDYIKVTKDNAQEILDIIQ, encoded by the coding sequence ATGAAGAGAAAAATTTTAAGTGTAATCCTGGCAACAACAATGCTTGCTACCATGCTGGTTGGCTGTGGCAGCAGCACAGCGACAACAGAAGAAGCGGCAGCACCGAAAACAGAGGAAGCGGCACCGGCGGCGGAAGAAGCAGCACCGGTTGAAGAAGCGGCTGAAGAAGTAGCAGAGGAAGTGGCAGAAGCAGCAGGATGTGAAGGTGTTGATGGTCTTAATATCGGTATCTGTATTTACAAATTCGATGATAACTTCATGACCTTATACAGGGAAGAGTTAAAATCTTACTTGGAAGCAGGCGGAGCTACCGTTACGGTAATGGATGGTAAAAACGATCAGGCAGAGCAGACGAACCAGATTCAGAACTTCATTACAGAGGGAGTTGACATATTAATTGTAAACTTGGTGCAGTCCTCGGCAGCTCAGCAGATTACCGATCAGTGTGCGAAGGCAGAGATTCCGGTTGTATTCATTAACCGTGAGCCTGCGGATGAAGAAAAAGACAGATGGGCGTCTGAAGGAATTATGGCAACCTACGTCGGTGCGGATGCCAGACAGTCCGGTACATATCAGGGTGAAATCGTTAATGCATTACCGGATAAAGGAGATATTAATGGTGACGGAACTGTAGCATATGTAATGGTAGTGGGCGATCCTGAGAACGTGGATGCGCAGTACAGAACAGAATTCTCTGTAAAAGCGGTAGAAGCTTCCGGGATGACAGTGAAAAAACTGGATGAGCAGCGCGGTGACTGGGATCAGGCAAAAGGACAAGAGATTGTTGCGAATGCTTTGACTGCATATGGCGATGAAATAGAAGTTGTATTTTGTAACAACGACGCAATGGCGCTCGGCGCAAAGCAGGCGATTGAAGCAGCCGGCAGAACGGTAGGTACGGATATTTATTTGTTGGGTGTTGATGCCTTGACAGAAGCTCTTGAGAATGTTATTTCCGGAACAATTACAGGTACGGTATTCAATGACCATATCGGCCAGTCTCATGCGGCGGCGGAAGCGGCGGCGGCATTTGCAGCAGGTGAAACACTCGATACATTGATCGGTGTAGATTATATCAAGGTTACAAAGGATAACGCACAGGAAATTCTGGATATTATTCAGTAG
- a CDS encoding sugar ABC transporter ATP-binding protein, whose product MSQYMLEMNEIYKSFPGVQALDNVTIKVRPGTVHALMGENGAGKSTLMKCLFGIYKMDAGEIIFQGKPVKIANAEDALEKGIAMVHQELQPIPERSIGENIFCGRYPLKKFGPIKVVDHKKMYTEAERLLEEVRMPYNPKKKMGTLSISQMQSVEIAKAVSMEAKVVILDEPTSSLTDNEVEALFAIIEDLKKKGVSIIYISHKMDEILRISDDVSIMRDGQYVGTWEAKDLTMDMIIARMVGRELTNVYPPKDNVPGEVILELKELTSILPGSFKDVNLTIRKGEILGIGGLVGAQRTELMEAVFGVRHIQSGDIIYKGKKIHIKRPHDAIQNGIGLITEDRRGTGIFGVLSIADNVSIASIDKYLEAGIMVNDKKVEKLVQENVAKLSIKTPNSRTQIKSLSGGNQQKVIISRWLANDPEVLIMDEPTRGIDVGAKYEIYQIIINLAKQGKAIVMISSEMAELIGVSDRIAVMCNGRVTGELTREEATQERIMQLATHFDQGGNGHE is encoded by the coding sequence ATGAGTCAATACATGTTAGAAATGAATGAAATATATAAAAGCTTTCCCGGAGTTCAGGCGCTGGATAATGTAACGATTAAAGTGAGACCCGGAACTGTACATGCGCTGATGGGAGAAAACGGTGCAGGTAAATCTACTTTAATGAAGTGCTTGTTCGGTATATATAAAATGGATGCCGGAGAAATTATTTTCCAGGGTAAACCGGTAAAAATTGCAAATGCGGAGGATGCATTGGAAAAAGGCATTGCGATGGTGCATCAGGAACTGCAGCCGATTCCGGAAAGAAGCATCGGAGAAAATATTTTCTGCGGCAGATATCCGTTGAAAAAGTTTGGGCCGATTAAGGTAGTGGATCATAAAAAAATGTATACGGAGGCAGAGCGCTTATTGGAAGAAGTGAGGATGCCGTATAATCCCAAAAAGAAGATGGGAACACTGTCGATTTCCCAGATGCAGTCAGTAGAAATTGCCAAAGCGGTTTCTATGGAAGCAAAGGTAGTTATTCTGGATGAGCCTACCTCGTCTTTGACGGATAATGAGGTAGAAGCCTTATTTGCCATTATCGAGGATTTAAAGAAAAAGGGCGTTTCTATTATTTATATTTCACATAAAATGGATGAAATTCTAAGGATTTCCGATGATGTATCTATTATGCGTGACGGACAATATGTGGGAACCTGGGAAGCGAAAGATTTAACAATGGATATGATTATTGCAAGGATGGTAGGGCGTGAACTGACTAATGTATATCCTCCGAAGGATAATGTTCCGGGAGAGGTTATTCTGGAGTTGAAAGAATTGACAAGTATTTTGCCCGGTTCCTTTAAGGATGTTAATCTGACCATACGAAAAGGTGAAATACTCGGAATCGGAGGTTTGGTCGGCGCACAGAGAACAGAACTTATGGAAGCGGTATTCGGGGTACGCCATATCCAATCAGGCGATATTATTTATAAAGGGAAGAAGATACATATCAAACGTCCTCACGATGCGATCCAAAATGGAATCGGATTAATTACAGAGGATCGAAGAGGCACCGGTATTTTCGGCGTACTGAGCATTGCAGATAACGTATCTATTGCTTCTATCGATAAGTATTTAGAAGCTGGCATTATGGTCAATGACAAAAAGGTTGAAAAGCTGGTACAGGAAAATGTGGCAAAATTAAGTATTAAAACACCAAACAGTAGAACACAGATTAAATCCTTATCCGGCGGTAATCAACAGAAAGTTATTATATCGAGGTGGCTGGCCAATGATCCGGAAGTATTAATTATGGATGAGCCTACACGAGGCATTGATGTCGGTGCCAAGTATGAAATCTACCAAATTATAATCAATCTGGCAAAGCAAGGAAAGGCAATTGTTATGATTTCATCAGAAATGGCAGAGCTTATCGGTGTATCGGATAGAATTGCAGTTATGTGTAATGGCCGTGTAACTGGAGAACTGACACGAGAAGAAGCTACCCAGGAGCGAATTATGCAACTTGCAACACACTTTGATCAAGGAGGAAATGGACATGAATAA
- a CDS encoding methyl-accepting chemotaxis protein produces the protein MKSIKIKMLFMICIWLLVSIFGMLILARNMNDTKKVSETLLSRQMQDLNDISGLMEQFKSIQSLTLNHVILGRGIRIEAIEKEIQVAFGEIDLMADSYESRMNEECRPIFAGLQEDLKTYKELVNDILKYSSGIKKSDAELLVTTNLPDVVSSAEEKLQQLKDSANASVVEGKLELIRYTEQIPNVLAGSILLLVIAATVTAIAINRMIIHPVVLSTKQLGKMIAEIERQEGDLNHRLQAKTNDEIGSLLKGMNLILDILQGAISGVIHTCSRLTALQELVYQSANNAQQGANDTAAVVEEIVAGMDNVRGAILTVARNNEDVNAKVQGMMEKALEGSQYIVGVKENANILQKQAITSKNEASEIIIKIDGSARKSVTDSKRIEEVVNLSRDILGIADQTNLLALNASIEAARAGELGKGFAVVAEEIRKLADDSKKIANNIQNISHEVFVTVQSLADNAMLLLTFVNEKVLPDYDVLENTGVEYYRSSVVIDNIMKEFYDAMNSLAMMSGEIVDANQIMELTIEESQVGIAHVSGNTCELTKGMGQITSTLTEINIVLEELQGKTECFEKI, from the coding sequence ATGAAATCGATAAAAATAAAAATGTTGTTTATGATCTGCATCTGGCTTTTGGTGTCAATATTTGGAATGCTTATTCTGGCCAGAAATATGAACGATACAAAAAAAGTGAGTGAAACGCTTTTAAGCAGGCAAATGCAAGATTTGAATGATATCTCCGGGTTGATGGAGCAGTTTAAAAGCATACAAAGTCTAACTTTAAATCACGTAATTTTAGGAAGGGGAATTCGAATTGAAGCAATTGAAAAGGAAATACAAGTAGCTTTTGGAGAAATAGATTTAATGGCGGATTCTTACGAGAGCAGGATGAATGAAGAGTGCCGGCCGATTTTTGCAGGATTGCAGGAAGATTTAAAAACTTATAAGGAATTGGTCAATGATATTTTAAAGTATAGCAGCGGTATTAAGAAATCGGATGCAGAGCTTTTGGTCACGACCAACCTTCCTGATGTGGTGAGCAGCGCAGAAGAAAAGTTGCAGCAATTAAAAGATAGTGCGAATGCTTCGGTGGTAGAGGGTAAACTGGAGTTGATAAGATACACGGAGCAAATTCCCAATGTTTTAGCGGGCTCTATATTACTTCTTGTTATAGCAGCTACCGTTACGGCAATTGCCATAAACCGCATGATTATACATCCCGTGGTGCTCTCCACGAAGCAACTTGGAAAGATGATCGCTGAGATAGAAAGACAGGAGGGTGACTTGAATCATCGCCTGCAAGCGAAAACCAACGATGAAATTGGCAGCTTGTTAAAAGGAATGAATCTGATACTCGATATTCTGCAGGGTGCAATAAGCGGGGTGATTCATACGTGCAGCCGTCTTACAGCACTGCAGGAACTTGTATACCAAAGTGCAAATAATGCACAGCAAGGGGCAAATGATACGGCTGCAGTCGTAGAAGAAATAGTGGCTGGAATGGATAATGTGCGAGGTGCTATCTTGACGGTTGCCCGCAATAATGAGGATGTTAATGCAAAGGTTCAGGGTATGATGGAGAAAGCACTGGAAGGCTCTCAATATATAGTAGGAGTAAAAGAAAATGCGAATATTCTCCAGAAGCAGGCGATTACAAGTAAAAATGAAGCGAGTGAGATAATTATTAAAATTGACGGATCTGCCAGAAAATCCGTGACGGATAGTAAGCGGATAGAAGAAGTAGTAAACCTTTCGAGGGATATTTTAGGTATTGCAGATCAGACTAATTTATTGGCATTAAATGCTTCTATAGAAGCTGCAAGGGCAGGGGAATTAGGAAAAGGCTTTGCTGTTGTAGCAGAAGAAATCAGAAAGCTGGCAGATGATTCTAAGAAGATAGCTAATAATATTCAGAATATCAGTCATGAGGTATTTGTCACGGTACAATCGTTGGCGGATAATGCAATGTTGCTTTTGACATTTGTAAATGAAAAGGTCCTTCCTGATTATGACGTACTGGAAAATACCGGAGTGGAATACTATAGATCCTCAGTGGTCATTGATAACATAATGAAAGAGTTTTATGATGCTATGAATAGTCTGGCAATGATGTCGGGTGAAATTGTAGATGCGAATCAGATAATGGAGCTGACAATAGAAGAAAGTCAGGTAGGAATAGCGCATGTATCGGGCAATACATGCGAGCTAACGAAAGGAATGGGGCAGATTACCAGTACCTTAACAGAAATAAATATAGTATTGGAGGAACTGCAAGGTAAAACGGAGTGTTTTGAGAAAATTTAA